The proteins below come from a single Panicum hallii strain FIL2 chromosome 7, PHallii_v3.1, whole genome shotgun sequence genomic window:
- the LOC112900411 gene encoding non-specific lipid-transfer protein-like protein At2g13820, which produces MAAGVGPLAAACLLAVVAAAALVAPAAAQSGCTTTLISLYPCLNYISGNVSTPPSSCCSQLASVVQSNPQCLCAALSGDSSSLGGVTIDKTRALALPQACNVKTPPASKCNSAGGGNAPGASTPTTPSTGVPASAGTGGGSKATPTAPYLTSGTSIQGAVSLALAFAAVAVYAVSAV; this is translated from the exons ATGGCGGCAGGAGTAGGACCGTTGGCCGCGGCGTGCCTCTTGGCCGTTGTGGCTGCGGCGGCCCTGGtcgcaccggcggcggcgcagtcCGGGTGCACGACGACGCTGATCAGCCTGTACCCGTGCCTGAACTACATCAGCGGCAACGTGTCAACACCGCCGTCCTCGTGCTGCTCGCAGCTCGCCAGCGTCGTGCAGTCCAACCCGCAGTGCCTCTGCGCCGCGCTCAGCGGCGACTCATCGTCCCTCGGCGGTGTCACCATCGACAAGACACGCGCGCTCGCGCTCCCCCAGGCATGCAATGTCAAAACCCCACCGGCGAGCAAGTGCAACT CTGCCGGCGGTGGCAATGCTCCAGGCGCCTCGACCCCAACCACGCCATCGACCGGTGTGCCAGCGAGCGCAG GAACCGGCGGAGGATCGAAGGCGACGCCGACGGCGCCGTACCTGACATCTGGCACGTCAATCCAGGGGGCGGTGAGCCTGGCGCTCGCATTCGCGGCCGTCGCCGTCTATGCCGTCTCGGCTGTGTGA